Proteins encoded together in one Rhipicephalus sanguineus isolate Rsan-2018 chromosome 9, BIME_Rsan_1.4, whole genome shotgun sequence window:
- the LOC119405808 gene encoding uncharacterized protein LOC119405808, with protein AADIFKATIATLAEILQTAVFWPSKEAVVDNLTVHFEEYPNVRAVLDCTEIPLQRPKDLESQLRTYSWYKGTYTAKVLVCELPGGHISFLSKACGGRASDSFITKESKILEKFLPSIDSVMVDKGFLIDELCLQHHVTMVRPPFLRKKKQFTQREAQQNQSISAARVHVERAIQRMKVFKILSGNLGTELFPYIDDILTVIARIFNLSKPIFSAEKFLNE; from the coding sequence GCAGCAGATATATTCAAAGCAACAATTGCAACACTAGCAGAAATACTGCAAACCGCAGTATTCTGGCCTAGCAAAGAGGCGGTTGTCGACAACCTCACCGTCCATTTTGAGGAATACCCAAATGTGCGTGCAGTTTTGGACTGCACGGAAATCCCACTGCAGAGACCAAAAGATCTGGAGTCACAGCTACGCACATACAGCTGGTACAAGGGTACCTATACAGCTAAGGTTTTAGTCTGTGAATTACCTGGAGGCCATATTAGCTTTCTGAGCAAGGCATGTGGTGGAAGGGCCTCGGATTCCTTTATTACAAAGGAAAGTAAAATTCTTGAGAAGTTTTTGCCTTCTATAGATAGTGTAATGGTTGACAAGGGCTTTCTGATCGATGAACTCTGCCTTCAGCACCATGTAACTATGGTTCGCCCTCCATTTTTACGTAAAAAGAAACAGTTTACACAGCGTGAAGCTCAACAAAACCAGAGCATTTCAGCTGCCCGCGTTCATGTGGAGCGCGCCATTCAGCGTATGAAAGTTTTCAAGATTCTGTCGGGAAACCTTGGCACTGAGCTTTTCCCGTACATTGATGATATTTTAACCGTCATTGCAAGAATTTTCAATTTGTCAAAACCGATTTTCAGTGCTGAGAAGTTCTTGAATGAGTGA